The following proteins come from a genomic window of Solwaraspora sp. WMMA2065:
- a CDS encoding DUF881 domain-containing protein — protein sequence MEYTSGSASWRDVVRRAVRGLLRRRRGAEQPGWSAGVPLIALLAGLLFTTTATTASGTSLREDRRPQLAQLIDDRRTQLAAAEERAAQLRDQVDQQTELVAGSDEPIARQQARIDANRSAAGFTALAGPGVIIELDDAPRLTDLPDGASNDDLVVHQSDVQAVVNALWAGGAEAMSIMDVRVLATSAVRCVGNTLLLHGGVYSPPFRIAAIGDPSALQQALADSEGVQLFRDAVTHFQLGYQETVEAELTVPAFDGSAALRHTTVAESAR from the coding sequence ATGGAGTACACCTCCGGCAGCGCGTCCTGGCGGGACGTGGTCCGGCGTGCCGTTCGCGGACTGCTGCGTCGCCGGCGCGGCGCGGAGCAGCCCGGCTGGTCCGCCGGCGTACCGCTGATCGCGCTGCTCGCCGGCCTGCTGTTCACCACGACCGCCACCACCGCCAGCGGCACCAGCCTGCGGGAGGACCGTCGACCACAACTCGCGCAGCTGATCGACGACCGACGTACCCAGCTGGCCGCCGCCGAGGAACGAGCCGCCCAACTGCGCGACCAGGTCGACCAGCAGACGGAGCTGGTCGCCGGGTCGGACGAGCCGATCGCGCGGCAGCAGGCCCGGATCGACGCGAACCGGTCAGCGGCCGGCTTCACCGCGCTGGCCGGCCCGGGCGTCATCATCGAACTCGACGACGCGCCGCGGCTGACCGACCTGCCGGACGGTGCCAGCAACGACGACCTGGTGGTGCACCAGAGCGACGTACAGGCAGTGGTCAACGCACTGTGGGCCGGCGGCGCCGAAGCGATGTCAATCATGGATGTACGGGTGTTGGCGACCAGCGCGGTACGCTGTGTCGGGAACACGCTGTTGTTGCACGGCGGGGTCTACTCGCCCCCATTTCGGATCGCCGCGATCGGTGACCCCAGCGCCCTGCAGCAGGCGCTGGCCGACTCCGAAGGGGTGCAGTTGTTCAGGGACGCCGTGACCCACTTCCAGCTGGGCTACCAGGAGACCGTCGAAGCCGAGCTGACCGTGCCGGCGTTCGACGGCTCGGCAGCGCTGCGGCACACCACCGTTGCGGAGTCGGCGCGATGA
- a CDS encoding NlpC/P60 family protein gives MARALANSHIHRHSGSPYRRGEHPRVRVLQRIAFALLLTVTALVFPAVPAHAEPTLAEIEAELDAQWLKLEPVIEQYNKVHSELKANEKKAAALDEKIRPLSLQANLAADEIGEVANRYYRTGPSSELNALLRTGSPTSLADQLVVLDRISKRRQEKITAVLETRDRYLAERQTLDELITKQQAQDKTLAEQRKTIDAEIKRLERARNAAYQSTGYTGGSGASGPCPAVSVGGAAGTAVRTACAQLGKPYVWGATGPNAFDCSGLTQYAWASAGVSLTHYTGTQWNQGSSVSRANARPGDLVFFFSDLHHVGIYIGNGLMVHAPRAGQPVQMENIDNMPLAGFKRVG, from the coding sequence ATGGCACGTGCGCTCGCAAACTCGCACATCCATCGTCACAGTGGGTCCCCATATCGACGCGGAGAGCATCCGCGTGTACGAGTTCTTCAGCGTATCGCGTTTGCGCTGTTGCTTACCGTAACCGCACTGGTCTTCCCGGCTGTTCCGGCTCACGCCGAGCCGACGCTCGCTGAGATCGAAGCCGAGTTGGACGCCCAGTGGCTGAAACTGGAACCGGTCATCGAGCAGTACAACAAGGTGCACAGCGAGCTCAAGGCCAACGAGAAGAAGGCGGCTGCGCTCGACGAGAAGATCCGCCCGCTGTCGCTGCAGGCCAACCTGGCGGCGGACGAGATCGGTGAGGTGGCCAACCGCTATTACCGGACCGGGCCGTCGAGCGAGCTGAACGCACTCCTCCGGACCGGATCACCGACCAGCCTGGCGGATCAGCTCGTGGTGCTGGACCGGATCTCCAAGCGTCGGCAAGAAAAGATCACCGCCGTTCTGGAGACCCGCGACCGCTATCTCGCCGAACGGCAGACGCTGGACGAGTTGATCACGAAGCAGCAGGCACAGGACAAGACGCTCGCCGAGCAGCGCAAGACCATTGACGCCGAGATCAAGCGCCTGGAACGGGCGCGAAACGCCGCGTACCAGTCCACCGGCTACACCGGCGGATCTGGTGCCTCCGGCCCGTGTCCGGCGGTGTCGGTCGGTGGAGCCGCCGGGACCGCGGTACGCACCGCGTGTGCACAACTCGGCAAGCCGTACGTCTGGGGTGCCACCGGGCCGAACGCGTTCGACTGTTCCGGCCTGACCCAGTATGCCTGGGCAAGTGCCGGTGTCAGTCTCACGCATTACACCGGAACTCAGTGGAATCAGGGCAGTTCGGTCAGTCGCGCCAACGCCAGACCAGGGGATCTCGTGTTCTTCTTTAGTGATCTGCATCACGTGGGGATCTACATCGGTAATGGCCTGATGGTGCACGCTCCACGCGCAGGTCAACCCGTGCAGATGGAGAACATCGACAACATGCCGCTCGCCGGATTCAAGCGGGTCGGCTGA
- a CDS encoding transposase, with protein MDTPALRPGRNRNPCGSRAGTTSPSSATTAVVGVDAGLDSLFTLSTGEKIPNPRHEHRDRQRLARAQRNLARRARGSANRAKARLAVARVHARSADRRRDHLHKLTTRLVRETQTILAEGLSVTACGGGVRPHQESSSRTGRSSV; from the coding sequence GTGGATACTCCGGCGTTGCGGCCGGGGAGGAACCGGAACCCCTGCGGAAGCAGGGCAGGCACGACCTCGCCTTCCTCGGCCACCACTGCCGTGGTGGGGGTCGACGCCGGCCTCGACAGCCTGTTCACCCTGTCGACCGGGGAGAAGATCCCCAACCCGAGACATGAACACCGTGACCGGCAGCGGCTGGCCCGCGCCCAGCGGAACCTCGCACGCAGGGCCAGAGGTTCGGCCAACCGGGCCAAGGCCCGGTTGGCGGTGGCCCGGGTTCATGCCCGGAGCGCCGACCGCCGCCGTGATCACCTGCACAAGTTGACCACTCGGCTCGTTCGTGAAACCCAGACGATCCTCGCGGAGGGGCTCTCCGTGACTGCCTGTGGAGGCGGTGTGAGACCTCACCAGGAGTCCTCCTCTCGGACGGGGCGGTCGTCGGTGTAG
- a CDS encoding VanZ family protein, with amino-acid sequence MLGWAREFLSQPWPFLTLAALAGVSLLAHRPLAVRLGWARWPTLGMLLGAAAIAALTLPPAPTGSGVPLAPGVSVSGPDGEVFAACLRSLTDPAVLWSGLVTVDSLGERVGNVAMFVPLAFCTVLAVRRPALATGLLLLAPVVVEVGQAVLGVGRECVGYDWVNNATGVLIGAVGGGVVRLLWRRFAPSPTKVS; translated from the coding sequence GTGCTGGGTTGGGCCCGCGAGTTCCTCTCCCAGCCCTGGCCGTTCCTCACCCTCGCGGCGCTGGCCGGCGTGAGCCTGCTGGCGCACCGGCCGCTCGCCGTACGGCTCGGCTGGGCACGCTGGCCGACGCTCGGGATGCTTCTCGGCGCTGCCGCGATCGCCGCGCTCACCCTGCCACCGGCACCGACCGGGTCCGGCGTACCGCTCGCCCCCGGGGTCTCCGTTTCCGGCCCGGACGGGGAGGTCTTCGCCGCGTGCCTCCGGTCGCTCACCGATCCGGCGGTGCTGTGGTCCGGGCTGGTCACCGTCGACTCGCTCGGCGAACGGGTCGGCAACGTGGCGATGTTCGTACCACTGGCGTTCTGCACGGTGCTGGCGGTCCGCCGGCCAGCGCTGGCCACCGGGCTGCTCCTGCTGGCCCCGGTGGTCGTCGAAGTAGGCCAGGCGGTGCTCGGCGTCGGCCGTGAGTGTGTCGGCTACGACTGGGTCAACAACGCGACCGGGGTGCTGATCGGGGCGGTCGGCGGCGGCGTGGTCCGGTTGCTGTGGCGGCGGTTCGCGCCGTCACCTACCAAGGTCAGCTAG
- the pknB gene encoding Stk1 family PASTA domain-containing Ser/Thr kinase yields MTAQARLLGGRYQVGELLGYGGMAEVHRGRDLRLGRDVAIKMLRTDLARDRTFQERFRREAQNSASLNHPAIVAVYDTGEEYAATGEPLPFIVMEFVNGRTLKEVLAAEGRLHPRRALEYCADVCAALEFSHRHGIIHRDIKPGNVMLTQTDQVKVMDFGIARALASGATTMTQTSAVIGTAQYLSPEQARGESVDARSDVYAAGCVLFELLCGHPPFVGDSPVSVAYQHVREDPRAPSEINRDVTPAIDAIVLKALAKNPVNRYQSAGEMRADLLRAASGRPVLATPVLRDDETVAMGATGRTGSTQRIPGGVGGPPPRRTSPAVIAGLSALGVFAVIALATGLIWMNSGPDEPVTVDLPNLVNEPIEQAQLTLTDLQLTADVTPRDDANCTVNTVIEQSPEPGAVEPGSEVALVVCSGPGKVQVPDMKGFTRSAAEQQLTDRKLIAVFEEVDSSAPKDQVIEVPSAGEMVEVGSEVEVHVSLNNLRDMPNVVGYTEAQAVATLENRGFDPRVIDGEEVDPADAGIVTSQSPNNGEHRVNSRVEIVVSQPRQEVEPSPDPTGSPSPTGSPPTTSPPPGDGDGEGGGGGSSTPGSGVSGLLPTAPVSRLFD; encoded by the coding sequence ATGACCGCGCAGGCCCGCCTGCTAGGCGGCAGGTACCAGGTCGGCGAGTTGCTCGGCTACGGCGGTATGGCCGAGGTTCACCGCGGCCGTGACCTGCGGCTCGGCCGTGACGTCGCGATCAAGATGCTGCGCACCGACCTGGCCCGGGACCGGACTTTCCAGGAACGGTTCCGGCGGGAGGCGCAGAACTCCGCGTCGCTCAACCACCCGGCGATCGTCGCGGTCTACGACACCGGCGAGGAGTACGCCGCCACCGGCGAGCCGCTGCCGTTCATCGTCATGGAGTTCGTCAACGGCCGCACCCTCAAGGAGGTGCTCGCCGCCGAGGGCCGGCTGCACCCGCGTCGGGCCCTGGAGTACTGCGCCGACGTCTGCGCCGCTCTGGAGTTCAGCCACCGGCACGGCATCATCCACCGGGACATCAAGCCCGGCAACGTCATGCTCACCCAGACCGACCAGGTCAAGGTGATGGACTTCGGCATCGCCCGCGCGCTGGCCAGCGGCGCGACCACGATGACCCAGACCTCGGCGGTGATCGGCACCGCGCAGTACCTCTCCCCGGAGCAGGCCCGGGGCGAGTCGGTGGACGCCCGATCCGACGTCTACGCAGCCGGCTGTGTGCTGTTCGAGCTGCTCTGCGGCCATCCGCCGTTCGTCGGGGACAGCCCGGTCAGCGTCGCCTACCAGCACGTCCGGGAGGACCCGCGGGCGCCGAGCGAGATCAACCGGGACGTCACCCCGGCGATCGACGCGATCGTGTTGAAGGCGCTTGCCAAGAACCCGGTCAACCGCTACCAGAGCGCCGGCGAGATGCGTGCCGACCTGCTGCGCGCCGCCTCCGGCCGGCCGGTGCTGGCCACCCCGGTGCTGCGCGACGACGAAACCGTCGCGATGGGCGCGACCGGGCGTACCGGCTCGACCCAGCGGATCCCCGGCGGCGTCGGCGGCCCGCCGCCGAGGCGGACCTCGCCGGCGGTCATCGCCGGCCTCAGCGCGCTGGGCGTCTTCGCGGTGATCGCCCTGGCCACCGGGCTGATCTGGATGAACTCCGGCCCCGACGAGCCGGTCACCGTCGATCTGCCCAACCTGGTCAACGAGCCGATCGAACAGGCCCAGCTGACCCTCACCGACCTGCAGCTGACAGCGGACGTCACCCCTCGCGACGACGCGAACTGTACGGTCAACACCGTCATCGAGCAGTCACCGGAGCCGGGCGCCGTCGAGCCGGGCTCCGAGGTGGCCCTCGTCGTCTGCTCCGGCCCGGGCAAGGTCCAGGTGCCCGACATGAAAGGCTTCACCCGCAGCGCCGCCGAGCAGCAGCTCACCGACCGAAAGCTGATCGCCGTCTTCGAGGAGGTGGACAGCTCGGCACCGAAGGACCAGGTGATCGAGGTGCCCAGCGCCGGCGAGATGGTGGAGGTGGGCAGCGAGGTCGAGGTGCACGTCTCGCTCAACAACCTGCGGGACATGCCGAACGTCGTCGGCTACACCGAAGCCCAGGCCGTCGCGACGCTTGAAAACCGCGGCTTCGACCCGCGGGTGATCGACGGGGAGGAAGTCGACCCGGCCGATGCCGGCATCGTCACCAGCCAGAGTCCGAACAACGGCGAGCACCGGGTCAACTCCCGGGTGGAGATCGTCGTCTCCCAGCCCCGGCAGGAGGTGGAGCCGTCGCCGGACCCGACCGGCAGCCCGTCGCCGACCGGCTCACCCCCGACGACCAGCCCGCCACCGGGCGACGGTGACGGCGAGGGCGGTGGTGGTGGCTCCAGCACCCCAGGCAGCGGAGTGAGCGGCCTGCTGCCCACCGCGCCCGTCTCCCGGCTGTTCGACTGA
- a CDS encoding aminodeoxychorismate/anthranilate synthase component II, translating to MRVLVIDNYDSFVFNLVQYLGQLGADCDVRRNDEISVDEVGRLGAAGVLLSPGPGAPDSAGICLEVIERYAGQLPILGVCLGHQAIGAAFGGVVERAPELLHGKTSLVEHRGVGVLAGLPDPFTATRYHSLAVREDSLPAEIEVTGRTASGVVMAMRHRSLPVEGVQFHPESVLTEGGHLMLANWLAGCGLPQARQRAPRLAAEVETRRRAAFVSA from the coding sequence GTGCGCGTACTGGTGATCGACAACTACGACTCGTTCGTGTTCAACCTGGTGCAGTACCTCGGCCAGCTGGGTGCCGACTGCGACGTTCGGCGCAACGACGAGATCTCCGTCGACGAGGTCGGCCGGCTCGGCGCGGCCGGTGTGCTGCTCTCCCCCGGGCCGGGTGCGCCGGACAGCGCCGGCATCTGCCTGGAGGTCATCGAGCGGTACGCCGGACAGCTGCCGATCCTCGGCGTCTGCCTCGGCCACCAGGCGATCGGTGCCGCGTTCGGTGGGGTCGTCGAACGTGCTCCCGAGCTGCTGCACGGCAAGACCTCGCTGGTCGAGCATCGGGGCGTCGGGGTGCTGGCCGGGCTGCCGGACCCGTTCACCGCCACCCGCTACCACTCACTGGCGGTACGCGAGGACAGTCTGCCGGCCGAGATCGAGGTCACCGGGCGGACCGCGTCCGGGGTGGTGATGGCGATGCGGCACCGGAGCCTGCCGGTCGAGGGTGTGCAGTTCCACCCCGAGTCGGTGCTCACCGAGGGCGGCCATCTGATGCTGGCGAACTGGCTGGCCGGGTGCGGTCTGCCGCAGGCCCGGCAGCGGGCACCGCGACTCGCCGCCGAGGTGGAGACCCGGCGGCGGGCCGCGTTCGTGTCGGCCTGA
- a CDS encoding heterodisulfide reductase-related iron-sulfur binding cluster, whose protein sequence is MGTVQIVTTVVAAIVTAVAVVLAGRAVWQFVSIIRLGKADPHRTGDPATRAKVMLSETLGHTRMLKWSVVGAAHWFVMVAFIVLSILVLEAYFEVVDAGGGIPVIGGWLLYGLVTELISILGMAGIGVLIGIRLANRPTRAGGRSRFTGSTMWQGYFVEAVVLAVLICGFLIRGFRVATDHFDFPVWATPVSHALGAVLPASESAISITALIKILISMTWLIVIALTLTMGVAWHRFAAFFNIYFKRDPGRPNSGLGALRPMMSDGKPLDFEEADPESDQFGVAQVEQFSWKGLLDFTTCTECGRCQSQCPAWNTGKPLSPKLLVLSLRDHAYAKAPYLLAGGGKDLTGEEKGTTEQLAKVDALALAEADRPLIGGADDGGVIDPDVLWSCTTCGACVEQCPVDIEHVDHIVDMRRYQVLIESSFPSEAGVMLRNLENKGNPWGAPPNTREDWTKGLDFAVPRVGEVDDFEYLFWVGCAGAFEDRAKKTTRAVATLLHEAGVDFAILGEGETCTGDPARRIGNEFVFQMLAQQNVETINEAFGDREPARRKIVATCPHCFNTLGNEYGQLGGHFDVVHHTQLLAHLVTAGKLTPVTPVDGGLTYHDPCYLGRHNRVFSPPREVLGAALTAGAGAGGDAAQLREMPRNSERSFCCGAGGARMWMEERIGKRVNVDRVEEALSTGAQTIAVGCPFCYTMLGDGVTGKQSSGAADENVEVVDVATVLLRSVKPAVASSASSSAEE, encoded by the coding sequence ATGGGTACGGTCCAGATCGTCACCACGGTCGTCGCCGCCATCGTCACCGCCGTCGCGGTGGTGCTCGCCGGCCGGGCGGTCTGGCAGTTCGTCTCGATCATCCGACTCGGCAAGGCCGACCCGCACCGCACCGGTGACCCGGCCACCCGGGCGAAGGTGATGCTGAGCGAAACCCTCGGCCACACCCGGATGCTCAAATGGAGCGTCGTCGGGGCGGCCCACTGGTTCGTCATGGTCGCCTTCATCGTGCTCTCCATCCTCGTACTGGAGGCGTACTTCGAGGTGGTCGACGCCGGCGGCGGCATTCCGGTGATCGGCGGTTGGCTGCTGTACGGGCTGGTCACCGAGCTCATCTCGATCCTCGGCATGGCGGGTATCGGCGTGCTGATCGGGATCCGGCTGGCGAACCGGCCGACCCGCGCCGGCGGCCGGTCACGGTTCACCGGCTCGACGATGTGGCAGGGCTACTTCGTCGAAGCCGTCGTGCTCGCCGTACTGATCTGCGGCTTCTTGATCCGTGGCTTCCGGGTGGCCACCGACCACTTCGACTTCCCGGTCTGGGCCACCCCGGTGAGCCACGCGCTCGGTGCCGTCCTGCCCGCCTCCGAATCGGCGATCAGCATCACCGCCCTGATCAAGATTCTCATCTCGATGACCTGGCTGATCGTCATCGCGCTGACGCTGACCATGGGGGTGGCCTGGCACCGGTTCGCCGCCTTCTTCAACATCTACTTCAAGCGGGACCCCGGCCGGCCCAACTCCGGCCTCGGCGCGCTGCGGCCGATGATGAGCGACGGCAAGCCGCTCGACTTCGAAGAGGCCGACCCGGAGTCGGACCAGTTCGGCGTCGCTCAGGTCGAACAGTTCAGCTGGAAGGGCCTGCTCGACTTCACCACCTGTACGGAGTGTGGCCGCTGCCAGTCGCAGTGCCCGGCCTGGAACACCGGCAAGCCGCTGTCGCCGAAGCTGCTCGTGCTGTCGCTGCGCGACCACGCCTACGCCAAGGCGCCGTACCTGCTCGCCGGCGGCGGAAAGGATCTCACCGGCGAGGAGAAGGGTACGACCGAACAACTCGCCAAGGTCGACGCCCTGGCGCTGGCCGAGGCCGACCGCCCGCTGATCGGCGGCGCCGACGACGGCGGCGTCATCGACCCGGACGTGCTCTGGTCGTGCACCACCTGCGGGGCCTGCGTGGAGCAGTGCCCGGTGGACATCGAACACGTCGACCACATCGTCGACATGCGCCGCTACCAGGTGCTGATCGAGTCGAGCTTCCCCAGCGAGGCCGGCGTGATGCTGCGTAACCTGGAGAACAAGGGCAACCCGTGGGGTGCTCCACCGAACACCCGGGAGGACTGGACCAAAGGGCTCGACTTCGCGGTGCCCCGGGTCGGCGAGGTGGACGACTTCGAGTACCTGTTCTGGGTCGGCTGCGCCGGCGCGTTCGAGGACCGGGCCAAGAAGACCACCCGCGCGGTGGCGACCCTGCTGCACGAAGCCGGCGTCGACTTCGCCATCCTCGGCGAGGGCGAGACCTGCACCGGCGACCCGGCACGGCGGATCGGCAACGAGTTCGTCTTCCAGATGCTGGCCCAGCAGAACGTCGAGACCATCAACGAGGCGTTCGGCGACCGGGAGCCGGCGAGACGCAAGATCGTCGCGACCTGCCCGCACTGCTTCAACACCCTCGGCAACGAGTACGGCCAGCTCGGCGGCCACTTCGACGTCGTACACCACACCCAACTGCTGGCCCACCTGGTCACCGCCGGCAAGCTCACCCCGGTCACCCCGGTCGACGGTGGGTTGACCTACCACGACCCGTGCTACCTGGGCCGGCACAACCGGGTGTTCAGCCCGCCCCGGGAAGTGCTCGGTGCCGCGTTGACCGCAGGCGCCGGGGCGGGCGGCGACGCGGCCCAGCTGCGGGAGATGCCGCGCAACTCGGAACGCTCGTTCTGCTGCGGCGCCGGCGGGGCGAGGATGTGGATGGAGGAGCGGATCGGCAAACGGGTCAACGTCGACCGGGTCGAGGAGGCGCTCTCCACCGGTGCCCAGACCATCGCGGTCGGTTGCCCCTTCTGCTACACCATGCTCGGCGACGGGGTCACCGGCAAGCAGTCCAGCGGCGCGGCGGACGAGAACGTCGAGGTCGTCGATGTGGCGACGGTGCTGCTCAGGTCGGTCAAGCCGGCGGTAGCATCGTCGGCGTCATCGTCGGCCGAGGAGTAG
- a CDS encoding GPP34 family phosphoprotein yields MTSLSLAEELVLLSYDDSGTATVASPELDYAVAGAVLCDLAVGGQISIDTDGRVQAGDDPGSGYAPGSDPGRKLLDRVRTRILAEPGRATRDWVVDLSHGVVDEVLNGLVVSGVLRRERDRVLWVLPRTKFAPPDGGEPPAETETRRRLAAAERGAGPVGPRTAALACLLNALDVPDVGAAPPLDARRRPPAVLGPAAWPIAATTDVVAGYRATVARSVFTATDVATGS; encoded by the coding sequence ATGACGTCGCTCAGCCTCGCGGAGGAGCTGGTCCTGCTCAGCTATGACGATTCCGGGACCGCGACCGTCGCTTCCCCCGAGCTCGACTATGCGGTCGCCGGGGCGGTGTTGTGCGACCTCGCCGTCGGCGGGCAGATTTCGATCGACACGGACGGCCGGGTGCAGGCCGGCGACGATCCCGGCAGCGGGTACGCGCCCGGCAGCGACCCGGGTCGGAAGCTGCTCGACCGGGTACGGACCAGGATTCTGGCCGAGCCTGGCCGCGCGACCCGCGACTGGGTGGTCGATCTGTCCCACGGTGTAGTCGACGAGGTACTCAACGGGCTGGTCGTCTCGGGGGTGCTCCGCCGGGAACGGGACCGGGTGCTCTGGGTGCTGCCCCGGACCAAATTCGCTCCGCCGGACGGCGGCGAACCGCCCGCCGAGACGGAGACCCGGCGACGGCTGGCCGCCGCCGAGCGCGGCGCCGGACCGGTCGGACCACGTACCGCCGCGTTGGCCTGCCTGCTGAACGCACTCGACGTGCCGGACGTCGGTGCTGCACCACCTTTGGACGCGCGGCGCCGGCCGCCCGCAGTGCTCGGGCCGGCAGCCTGGCCGATCGCTGCGACCACCGACGTCGTCGCCGGGTACCGGGCAACGGTCGCCCGCAGCGTCTTCACCGCCACCGACGTCGCGACTGGCAGCTAG
- a CDS encoding cell division protein CrgA → MPKSQVRKKKVYTPPTDVRPTQTAATRKPSPVWLPISAVSLIVFGIGWLVVYYLSETAYPVASWGYWNLAIGFGAMVSSLILLSRWR, encoded by the coding sequence GTGCCCAAGTCGCAGGTTCGCAAGAAGAAGGTCTACACCCCGCCGACCGACGTCCGCCCGACCCAGACGGCTGCCACCCGCAAGCCGAGTCCGGTCTGGTTGCCGATCAGCGCCGTCTCGTTGATCGTCTTCGGCATCGGCTGGCTGGTCGTCTACTACCTGTCGGAGACCGCCTACCCGGTCGCCTCCTGGGGCTACTGGAACCTGGCGATCGGGTTCGGCGCCATGGTGAGTTCGCTGATCCTGCTCTCCCGCTGGCGCTGA
- a CDS encoding serine/threonine protein kinase, translating to MLSSGVLLGGRYRLDERIASGGMGDVWRGTDEVLGRTVAVKSLLPALLEEPGFAERFRGEARTMATINHPGVVDVYDYGSDKHIAFLVMEYVEGDALSRTLSRVGRLTPARTMALIAQAADALHAAHEKGIVHRDVKPGNLLVRPNGTLVLTDFGIARSEIVGQLTAAGSVLGTASYISPEQASGAVATPASDVYALGVVAYQCLSGRRPFEGDNPLEIAMKHVREVPRALPSDIPPVVRSFVERALAKDPAARWQSAATMAAVSRQAATTLAGQPRPPAGPPRPPHAQQHPGQQHPGQQHPGQHPAAPRPTSAAPVSPMASGPAPMSPGPMSPGPMSPGPMHPGSVPPGQRPPPGQPMPGPPGYRPATTPMMPGGYPAGYHHPATPARQPLPASGRPPNPYGYNRPPAPPQRSGGLHRQVFTVLAIILGALIVLLCTGLVAYRIIDSASSSTALGQPVVRLVTAENQMAAGHVETSVEPVPSMEAPDLVRSDDDQTSEGRQGR from the coding sequence ATGCTGAGCTCCGGAGTCCTGCTCGGCGGCCGCTACCGGCTCGACGAGCGCATCGCCAGCGGCGGGATGGGCGACGTGTGGCGCGGCACCGACGAGGTGCTCGGCCGTACCGTCGCAGTCAAGAGCCTGCTTCCCGCGCTGCTCGAGGAGCCCGGCTTCGCTGAGCGGTTCCGCGGCGAGGCCCGCACCATGGCCACCATCAACCATCCCGGCGTGGTCGACGTCTACGACTACGGCAGCGACAAGCACATCGCCTTCCTGGTGATGGAGTACGTCGAGGGCGACGCGCTGTCGCGCACCCTGTCCCGGGTCGGGCGGCTCACCCCGGCCCGCACCATGGCGCTGATCGCCCAGGCCGCCGACGCGCTGCACGCGGCCCACGAAAAGGGCATCGTGCACCGCGACGTCAAGCCGGGCAACCTGCTGGTACGACCCAACGGCACGCTGGTGCTGACCGACTTCGGCATCGCCCGCTCAGAGATCGTCGGCCAGTTGACCGCCGCCGGCTCGGTGCTCGGCACCGCTTCGTACATCTCCCCCGAGCAGGCGTCCGGCGCGGTCGCGACGCCGGCTTCCGACGTGTACGCGCTCGGCGTGGTCGCCTACCAGTGTCTGTCCGGTCGGCGGCCGTTTGAGGGCGACAATCCGCTGGAAATCGCCATGAAGCACGTGCGGGAGGTGCCGCGCGCGCTGCCGTCGGACATCCCACCCGTGGTCCGCAGCTTCGTCGAGCGCGCGCTCGCCAAGGATCCGGCGGCGCGCTGGCAGAGCGCCGCCACGATGGCCGCCGTCTCCCGGCAGGCCGCCACCACACTCGCCGGCCAGCCCCGGCCACCGGCCGGCCCGCCCCGGCCACCACACGCTCAGCAGCACCCGGGCCAGCAACATCCTGGCCAGCAGCATCCCGGCCAGCACCCGGCCGCGCCCCGGCCCACCTCGGCAGCGCCGGTTTCGCCGATGGCGTCCGGCCCCGCACCCATGTCTCCCGGGCCGATGTCTCCGGGCCCGATGTCGCCAGGGCCGATGCACCCCGGCTCGGTGCCGCCCGGTCAGCGGCCGCCGCCGGGGCAGCCGATGCCCGGACCACCCGGCTACCGGCCCGCCACCACGCCGATGATGCCGGGCGGGTATCCGGCCGGCTACCATCACCCTGCCACCCCGGCGCGGCAGCCCCTTCCCGCGTCGGGTCGGCCACCCAACCCGTACGGCTACAACCGGCCACCAGCCCCGCCCCAGCGGTCCGGTGGCCTGCACCGGCAAGTGTTCACCGTCCTGGCGATCATCCTCGGAGCGTTGATCGTGCTGCTCTGCACCGGGCTGGTCGCTTACCGGATCATCGACAGCGCCAGCAGTTCGACCGCTCTGGGGCAACCCGTGGTGCGATTGGTTACGGCTGAGAACCAGATGGCAGCCGGACACGTCGAAACCAGCGTGGAACCCGTACCGTCGATGGAAGCACCCGACTTGGTCCGATCCGATGACGACCAGACGAGCGAAGGACGACAAGGACGATGA